GGGACCGGCAGCGACAAACCATTTTGAAGGTGGAGGTTTCGTCCGTTCGAATGAAGAAGTTGACTACCCGAACTTGATGTTCCACTTCCTTCCGGTAGCGGTAAGGTATGATGGAGAAAAAGCGCCAACGAAACATGGATTCCAAGTACACATTGGCCCTATGTACTCTGATGCCCGTGGATCATTAAAGATTCGCTCGAAAGATCCGAAAGAGCATCCAAGCATGGTTTATAACTATCTTTCTACGGAGCAAGATCGACGCGAGTGGGTGGAAGCGGTCAGAATCACTCGTGAAATTATGTCTCAACCAGCAATGAAAACGTATAATGCTGGGGAAATCTCACCTGGACCTTCCGTTCAAACAGATGAGGAAATTTTGGAATGGGTAAAAGAAGATGCGGAGACAGCTCTTCACCCGTCTTGTACGGCTAAGATGGGGCCTGCTTCAGACCCTATGGCTGTCGTAGACCCTAACACGATGAAGGTTCATGGACTCGACAATTTACGAGTGGTTGATGCCTCTGTCATGCCATATGTTACGAATGGTAACATTCATGCACCTGTTTTGATGTTGGCTGAAAAGGCTGCAGACCTAATTCTTGGACGTGAACCGCTAGATCCAATTCATGCGGACTTCTATCGTCATGGGGTACATCCGTCCGATGCAGGCACTGTATCAAAATCCAAAACAAAATCTAAAGTAAAATAACGCTCTTAATAAAAAGGCCTCTTTCAAAATGTATATGCTCGTGAAGCAATACAAGTTTGATAGAGGTCCTTCTTTTTTTATGGTTATATACTTTCAACCTTCCCTCGGTAGGCTATTCTCTGTCTTTTTTCCTTATCATCAGAATTCTTTCTCCAATTTTTTGGATTGAATGATTTTCTGATTTTATTTGCTGCCTCTTTCCCCACCATCAGAGCACCTATCCAAAAAATCACCTCTCCTATAATAAGGCTAATCGTTATATTAATAGGCAATAGAAGATATATTTAGAAGAAGACCTATTTTATAAATCCATGGATTTTTCATATTTGTATCCTCCAAAAAGTTAAAACGTAAGACTTAGAGCGAACCTCCTATGATGAAATTTTATCATGCAAAAAAGGAGTTTGTTTGCTTTGTTTGTGTACGACGAATAATCGCATAAGGGTGAAAAATCACCTCATAACTACCATTAATCGATTCCGTGTCTACCCAGACGTTAAAGAGCTCCTTCATTAGTGCTTTGTCCAGTTTAACTCACCCAGGAAACGGTTGGGTAAGAAGAAAATATCAACTACTAATCATTAACATGTAATTTGGATTGGTTAGTATGTTGGGATATTGGATTAGTTCTAGAGATGAGGGATTAATATGGAATTTGGCGGACATATGATGTGCTATTTAAGATATATGATGGCTGTTCGAGAATTTAATGGACACTGAGTACGCTATTTGTATAATTAACTCTTGTTTAAGTGTATTTACATCAAATAAGGAATCATATGTCCGCTTAGGATATAGACTTAATGATCTATAAGCTTAAATGTTCTTACTCTCTGATTTCCGCTTGCTACAACTAGAAAATGGAGACCCACTAGGTGATGGAGGATTCGTCTTGCATGGCGAGTGCTTATATTTAAATGTTGAGAAATTTCTAGTGGGGAGTGTGATAGAAAATAATTTAATGAAGATGTGCTTTTATTTTCGGTGAGTTAGTGTATCAAAGATTGGTATCTGTTGAACTTTGCCGTGTTAAAACATACGAATATAGAAAATAAGGCAGCAAAAGAAAAAACCTTGCAGCACAAGGTTTTTTGTTGTTTAGGAAACTATAAACGGGGTAAGTTTGTGGATAACCTGTAAAGTGATGTAGCCGCGTCCAGCTCCAGCGCCCAGCGACTAGTATGCTTCCCTCGCCTCCGTACGATAAGTTAACATCGAATCACGCATGTTTTCGTGTTGCCTTTATCTCCTACGGATTCAAGGGAGGTTCGATTAAAATCGCTGCATCGTGCAGCAATATCGAACCAACCCACGTCGTGTGGGCCGCAGCATATACATCGCAAAACGGGCGCCCTGAGCTTTTGTTCTCTATTCCTTTTCATCCACTAACTGAAAAGGGGTCTTTCCTAAATACATATCAGGATTGGAAGGTACATTGTGAACCCAGAATGTAAAGTGTAAATGGGGACCAGTGGAAAATCCGGTGCTACCGACTAATCCAATTATATCGCCTTTTTCGACTTTTTCTCCTGCTTCGACTTTCAGCTCAGACATGTGAATGTATTGGGAGAATAAATCCATTCCATGATCAATATAAACGGACTTCCCTGTAAGATAAAAATTCTCTGAAAGTGCAACCACACCATCATTTGTAGCTCTTATTGGTGTTCCGGTTGGTGCTGCCCAGTCAATTGCTGTGTGGCTACCTGAGTATTCACCATTCACGTAGCGAGTGTATCCAAATGGAGTTGTTCTTTCGCCTTCAACAGGTGTCATGAATTCAGAATCAGGTGAAAATAAAAACTCATCCGCAGATTGGCTTCGCGCTTTATCAATAATTTTTTGATCGGCCATAATACGTTCTGTATTTCGTCTAATGTTTTGGTTTTCTTCAGAAACGGTAATATACGATTTCTTGAAGGTTTTATCCTTTATTGTTAATTGTTGTGTACCGATGTCATAGGTCCCAGCTTCAATGCCCATTGGAATAGGGAGGTATGTATAGTAACCTGCGCCAAATGAGGTTAGGGTGTATTCTTTGTCCTGCCAATTAATAGTGCCAGGAGAGTCGTGTCGAACTAAAATAACATCTCCAGGTGAAGCTGTATTCGGAAATAGTGCCCAATGTTTGTTCATTTCACGAATGGCTGTATCTTGATCTGGAAAATAGCTAGCTTCCTTCGATGCATCTTTTCGATCTTCGATAAACTTCATTTCTTTTGTCTCTGTTTTACTAGACCATACATCTGCATGAGCTCCAACCTTTTCTGCTTTTTTCGTAATTGTAGCATAGTCGTAGTCCGGTTTTGATTGAACGAGGGACTGATTAAGAAAAGTAAAAGATGCCGCCGTTATGATTAAGAGAGATGTTAAGAAAACAATGATTCTCTTTCCTTTAACCTTTTTGCGATTCGCATTTCCAGTTTCCACACCGCCTGCCTCCTTAAAAAGCTTAAGAATGAACCGTTCTTCTTTTGTATACATCCTTATTATCGACCATTCCACTTTATTTGTAAATGTTGGGGAACAATGAACAAATAACCTATTTTATGTTTGTGTAAACCCAAAAAATGGAAGTGAATACACCTTCGCTATTCTTATGTAAACGATAAAAAATTTTATTTTAATATTAATATGACTTAGATATAACAAAAGAATGTATAACAGGTTAAACACGTTATGAGTTAATGTTCTATACATTTTAGAAATAAGTTTCAGATTGGGTTATTCAGGATATAGGTATAGTAGAAAAATAAATTGGAGGGTTATTCCATGATTACGATGAAACCTACAGATATTCAAAATACGATTCGATGTGAAGTGAATGGTAAGATTACGGAAGAGGATCTAAAAAGCTTTGAAGAATTTTATCAAATGCATAAACCAGATCAAGGAAAAGTAAATTTCTTAATCGTATTAAATAACATGGAAGGATTTACATTTAAAGGCCTTATGGAAGACTTGAAGTTGGCAAAGCATATGAAAGAGTTCAATAAATTTGCTATCGTAAGTGATGAGAAATGGGTTGAGGCAAGTACAGAACTAGAAGACTTGTTACCAGGAGTCGATGTAGAACACTTTAGTCATAACGAAGAAGAAAAAGCTAAAGAGTATTTGGCTGCTTAAAAGAATAGTTATGTAAAGAGCTTGGATTTCCAAGCTCTTTTTTAATGTATAGCGTACTATAAAATTCACCGCGTGTGTATAACTAAAAAAAGTGATGTGGCCACGTCCAGCTCCAGCGCCCAGCGACTAGTGTGCTTCCCTCACCTCTGTACGATAAGTCAACATCGAATCACGCATGTTTTCGTGTTTCCTTTATCTCCTACGGAATCAGGTGAAGTTCGATTAAGATCGCTGCATCACGCAGCAACATCGAACCAACCCACGTCGTGTGGGCCGCAGCATATACGTCGCTAAACGGGCGCTTTCGCTTTTGTTCTGAAAATATATTATTTGCCCACTAACGCCATGATTCCTTTATATAGTAAGAATAGGGAAAAAACTAAAATAGCTAAAATGCCGATGATATTTTTTACTGGTTCTAAACTTGCTAAAAACGTATCAGCTAAAGAAACATTAATTAATGCAAAGCCGGCCAATATACATGCAACCATTAATAATATAAATCGATCCATTCTGGTCACCTCCTTTTTATTAGTGTATGTGTGATTGTATTAACCAATTGTATATTTT
The sequence above is drawn from the Pontibacillus yanchengensis genome and encodes:
- a CDS encoding peptidoglycan DD-metalloendopeptidase family protein, translating into METGNANRKKVKGKRIIVFLTSLLIITAASFTFLNQSLVQSKPDYDYATITKKAEKVGAHADVWSSKTETKEMKFIEDRKDASKEASYFPDQDTAIREMNKHWALFPNTASPGDVILVRHDSPGTINWQDKEYTLTSFGAGYYTYLPIPMGIEAGTYDIGTQQLTIKDKTFKKSYITVSEENQNIRRNTERIMADQKIIDKARSQSADEFLFSPDSEFMTPVEGERTTPFGYTRYVNGEYSGSHTAIDWAAPTGTPIRATNDGVVALSENFYLTGKSVYIDHGMDLFSQYIHMSELKVEAGEKVEKGDIIGLVGSTGFSTGPHLHFTFWVHNVPSNPDMYLGKTPFQLVDEKE
- a CDS encoding STAS/SEC14 domain-containing protein, with amino-acid sequence MITMKPTDIQNTIRCEVNGKITEEDLKSFEEFYQMHKPDQGKVNFLIVLNNMEGFTFKGLMEDLKLAKHMKEFNKFAIVSDEKWVEASTELEDLLPGVDVEHFSHNEEEKAKEYLAA